The Mercurialis annua linkage group LG7, ddMerAnnu1.2, whole genome shotgun sequence genome includes the window CAAATATATGAGTGATGTATTATTTTCTATAGCGCAATAAAAATGTAACgtaaattaaacttttatttttttaactaaagaggacaattttagatttaaaatgtattttaaagAATAGTTTTGGGTAGGTAAATATTAGTAATTCTGATTCActgaaacattaaaaaaaagccCACATCCACACACGTGAGGCCCATGTCCGGTCCCAGAAAATGGAAAGCTTACTCCCAATTCGTTTGTCAACACGTGTCTCCATCAAAGGGACCACCTGCGGAAAAAGACATAACTGTCCCCACAGGATGGGTGAGAGATATAAAAAGACAGCTTGGTGGGCCCTAGTGGTCCATTTTTTGAGGTGGTATTGGTTAAGTTGGATGAGTCATCGATAGAAACTAAAGATAAGGTTGCCACCTGTTCCCTTCACCTGCGACACTATTTACTCGCCACATCATCTCATCTCATCTTCTcatatttcttttcaaaaatcatTATTGCTCATCTTCTTTCACTATTAAAACTAAAAGAGCAAAAGTTCATTAACCTCAAACTTTTAGCACTTCAACACTATTTGAGGCTTTTGTTATgtgttatactccctccgtctcaataGAATTGttcactttgcctttatcacacagtttaagaaaagcaattattatttatgggttttgtaaattttttcttactttccttatcatacccctatttaatataggatcCACTTGCAATTCActcattagtttattttaaataggggtaatataaaaaaattaagtgtaaatgttagttactttttgaaagtggataagagttttgggacaaaaaaatttctcaaagtggacaactctatcgggacggagggagtattatttttatttttattttgatttaattataattaaacagcaaattttctattttataacattaaaaattGAAGTCTAAAagtaaaacacaataaaatCATCTCCGACAATACGTGTTCATTTATCACTGAGTTCTTTtagtttaatataatttatattttcatttatttactcaaagacatttttatttaattcatacctataattatttataaaatttagacttttttttaaatagcacCTATAGTATAAAGATAATTAGTACTAGTAGctctataattataataaataatattaacgtGATATGATTatcttttgataattaaaaagaaaaaaatattaaacaccATAACTAAACAGTTTGCTAATatatttcatcaaaaaaaatatcattttgagaTATAATTCGTTGATATTCATTTGATGCGTTTAAGTACACTTATATGGCAATATGAGACCATATCGGAAGCTTAGTAAGTGATTAATTTCTCGGGAGAGGAGAGATTGGGGTTTTTGTACACAAACAATGAAGACAAAATAACCTTATTTTATCCTCTAAAAATACCATTTTAcccattttttgtttttcttacaAAACCGCCCCTCCCCGTCTATAAATATATGCACTCTGCTCCTCATTTTCCTCCACAAAGCAACTCTTCTTATCAACTTCTTTAACATAATTGTGCGAGTTGGAGCGAACCAATTATGAGTTATTTGAACCGAGTTTGCATGGCGGCTAGTGTGGCGGTGGTGCAAGGCCATCCTGATCAAGGTTGGAAGTCAAGCCTTAAGTCTTTACAGCACGGCAAGAGAAGGCTTATGTCTGCCGGAGATGTGTCGGATCTGCGGCCTCTCTCCGGTGTATTCGGATCGGATCGTAATAGCGGAGTTCCTGCTGATAACAGCGGAAAACAAAACGATGAGTCTTTCCGACGAGTCATGTACCTTAATTGCTGGGGCCAGGGCTAGAAAAGATTAAATCAAAAGAGACTGGCCTATCAGGCAGATGGCGATCGTTTAGCTCTCAAAAAGAATTGAGCTTTGGGATGAAAAGAGGTGAGTTAACTCCGCGTTGACCGAGTCGGACGGACGAGTTTACTCTTCCGAGTACATTAGAATTGGTCTCTCATCTGCTGTTCTTTTGTAAATAGAGAGAACAAATTGTAAATTTGtacaaatgaaatgaaaatctGAGAACTGAGAAAATCCTTCTTCTATGTCCAAAGTACTAACttgcctttttttttatttcttcaattCACCAATTTCATATCCTTATTATTCAATTCCTCGGCATATGTGATTCAATTTGTGTGTTgccatttaattattagttaCACTCATTTTGGAGAAAGAAAATGTTGATTTGAACCTTCCTATAAATGGAAACTAAAAGAAATCCCTATCGACAAGAAAAAAGAGTGAATCCtttttttc containing:
- the LOC126655192 gene encoding uncharacterized protein LOC126655192, translated to MSYLNRVCMAASVAVVQGHPDQGWKSSLKSLQHGKRRLMSAGDVSDLRPLSGVFGSDRNSGVPADNSGKQNDESFRRVMYLNCWGQG